A single genomic interval of Deinococcus radiotolerans harbors:
- a CDS encoding PaaI family thioesterase: MTHLPRERTYTWADMTPALEAARRLSGLDYLHAIARGELPAAPIGMTLGMEPLRVEDFTEGRAVFRLKPQEFHHNPIGSVHGGVFATLLDSAVGCAVHTTLPAGVGYTTLELKFNCIRPLLAGGPEVQAIGQVVQVTRQTAIAEGRIVDDAGKLYAHATTTCLLLR; the protein is encoded by the coding sequence ATGACCCACCTGCCCCGAGAGCGCACCTACACCTGGGCCGACATGACCCCCGCGCTGGAAGCCGCCCGCCGCCTCAGCGGCCTGGATTACCTGCACGCCATCGCCCGCGGCGAACTGCCCGCCGCCCCCATTGGCATGACGCTCGGCATGGAACCCCTGAGGGTCGAGGACTTCACGGAAGGCCGCGCCGTCTTCCGCCTGAAACCGCAGGAGTTTCACCACAACCCCATCGGCAGCGTGCACGGCGGCGTGTTCGCCACGCTGCTCGACTCCGCCGTGGGCTGCGCTGTCCACACCACGCTGCCCGCAGGAGTGGGCTACACGACACTGGAACTGAAGTTCAACTGCATCCGCCCCCTGCTCGCGGGTGGCCCCGAGGTGCAGGCCATCGGGCAGGTCGTGCAGGTCACCCGCCAGACCGCCATCGCCGAGGGCCGCATCGTGGACGACGCCGGGAAGCTGTACGCGCACGCCACGACCACCTGCCTCCTGCTGCGGTAA
- the hemW gene encoding radical SAM family heme chaperone HemW — MSLPAPSPALDPVARHLYVHVPFCPTICPYCDFHVLTRRAGLVERYLEQIEVEAAGLAAAYTVELDTVYLGGGTPSFLRDEELAALVGSVRRHLGWGRVENTLEVNPGTVSGARAAHWRALGFDRASVGVQSLDDATLKFLGRQHDAAQAREAVTTLIGAGLRVSGDLITAVPGQPLLSDIQGLVDLGVGHVSAYTLTIEPGTEFARRGVTVQEDDERRGFEDTEAALTALGFTRYEVSNYARPGQESRHNLAYWQGRTYLGLGPGAAGHYPAEGGAQGPGDVLTVRRTNPHLHEWLTGAAGEAEAIDAAEFVTDALFMGLRLRAGVDLADLSRRSGLDVAEVYAAPIAQNVARGLLTLDGDRLRATPDGWWVLNRVITDFLEV; from the coding sequence GTGAGCCTGCCTGCCCCCTCCCCCGCGCTGGATCCGGTGGCGCGGCACCTGTACGTGCACGTGCCGTTCTGCCCGACGATCTGCCCGTACTGTGATTTTCACGTCCTGACGCGCCGCGCCGGACTGGTCGAACGGTACCTGGAACAGATAGAGGTCGAGGCGGCAGGGCTGGCCGCGGCCTACACCGTCGAGCTGGACACGGTGTACCTGGGGGGCGGCACGCCCAGCTTCCTGCGGGACGAGGAACTCGCGGCGCTGGTGGGCAGCGTCCGGCGGCACCTGGGCTGGGGCCGCGTGGAGAACACGCTGGAGGTCAATCCGGGGACGGTCAGCGGGGCGCGCGCGGCGCACTGGCGGGCGCTGGGCTTCGACCGGGCCAGCGTGGGCGTGCAGAGTCTCGACGACGCCACCTTGAAATTCCTGGGCCGTCAGCATGACGCGGCGCAGGCGCGCGAGGCCGTGACGACCCTGATCGGCGCGGGCCTCCGCGTGAGCGGTGACCTGATCACGGCTGTGCCGGGGCAGCCGCTCCTGAGTGACATCCAGGGGCTGGTGGACCTGGGCGTGGGGCACGTCAGTGCGTACACGCTGACCATCGAGCCCGGCACCGAGTTCGCCCGGCGCGGCGTGACCGTGCAGGAGGACGACGAGCGGCGCGGCTTCGAGGACACCGAGGCGGCCCTGACCGCGCTGGGCTTCACCCGGTACGAGGTGAGCAACTACGCGCGGCCCGGGCAGGAATCCCGGCACAACCTCGCGTACTGGCAGGGCCGCACGTACCTGGGCCTGGGGCCGGGCGCGGCGGGGCACTACCCGGCGGAAGGTGGAGCGCAGGGACCAGGGGACGTGTTGACGGTCCGCCGGACGAATCCGCACCTGCACGAGTGGCTGACGGGGGCAGCGGGCGAGGCGGAGGCGATCGATGCGGCAGAGTTCGTGACGGACGCGCTGTTCATGGGCCTGCGCCTGCGCGCGGGGGTGGATCTGGCGGACCTGTCACGCCGCAGCGGCCTGGATGTGGCTGAGGTGTACGCCGCGCCCATCGCGCAGAACGTCGCGCGCGGCCTCCTGACCCTGGACGGCGACCGGCTGCGCGCCACGCCGGACGGCTGGTGGGTCCTGAATCGCGTGATAACAGACTTCCTGGAGGTGTGA
- the lpdA gene encoding dihydrolipoyl dehydrogenase: MTKSYDYDVLVIGAGPGGYHAAIRAAQLGLKVACAEREKVGGVCLNVGCIPTKALLHAGEQIAAARHAADFGLTFGEQRMDIAKLNGWKDGIVKKLTGGVGALFKANKVTHLTGQASFVDDHTVKVGEQTVTAASIIIATGSEPAKLPGLDVDQESIVDSTGALVMPDPVPARMLCIGGGVIGFEFAHVYNNMGSKVKVIEFMPNVVPGADADAVKEFTKAMKKQGIEIAVQTKANKAEKKADGVHVELEDVKTGAKTVEVFDRVLVAVGRRPRTDGLNAQAAGVTVTDRGFIPADKQQRTNVPHIYSIGDVASNPMLAHKAMKEGLVAAEVIAGKPAEQDAVAIPGVVYTSPELAWVGLTEQEAKDKGYNVKTGVFPLSASGRAMTLQQTDGFVKMVVEKDTDLLLGVHIVGPHASDLLGEAGLALEMAATASDIALTIHAHPTLGESVLEAAEAVHKQAIHIMNR; the protein is encoded by the coding sequence ATGACGAAATCCTATGACTACGACGTGCTCGTGATCGGCGCGGGACCCGGCGGGTATCACGCGGCGATCCGCGCGGCGCAGCTGGGCCTGAAGGTCGCGTGCGCCGAGCGGGAGAAGGTGGGCGGCGTCTGCCTGAACGTGGGCTGCATTCCCACCAAGGCGCTGCTGCACGCCGGTGAGCAGATCGCCGCGGCGCGGCACGCGGCGGACTTCGGCCTGACCTTCGGCGAGCAGCGGATGGACATTGCCAAACTGAACGGCTGGAAAGACGGCATCGTGAAGAAACTGACGGGCGGCGTGGGCGCGCTGTTCAAGGCGAACAAGGTCACGCACCTGACCGGGCAGGCCAGCTTCGTGGACGACCACACCGTCAAGGTCGGCGAGCAGACGGTCACGGCGGCCAGCATCATCATCGCGACGGGCAGCGAGCCTGCCAAACTGCCGGGCCTGGACGTGGATCAGGAGAGCATCGTGGACTCCACGGGCGCGCTGGTCATGCCGGACCCGGTGCCCGCGCGCATGCTGTGCATCGGCGGCGGCGTGATCGGCTTCGAGTTCGCGCACGTGTACAACAACATGGGCAGCAAGGTCAAAGTCATCGAGTTCATGCCGAACGTGGTGCCCGGCGCGGACGCCGACGCCGTCAAGGAATTCACGAAGGCCATGAAGAAGCAGGGCATCGAGATCGCCGTGCAGACCAAGGCCAACAAGGCCGAGAAGAAAGCCGACGGCGTTCACGTGGAACTCGAGGACGTGAAGACCGGCGCCAAGACAGTGGAGGTCTTCGACCGCGTGCTGGTGGCAGTGGGCCGCCGCCCCCGCACCGACGGCCTGAACGCCCAGGCGGCGGGCGTCACGGTCACGGACCGGGGCTTCATCCCGGCGGACAAGCAGCAGCGCACGAACGTCCCGCACATCTACTCCATCGGGGACGTCGCCAGTAACCCCATGCTAGCCCACAAGGCCATGAAGGAAGGCCTCGTGGCCGCCGAGGTGATTGCTGGGAAACCCGCCGAGCAGGACGCCGTCGCCATTCCCGGCGTGGTGTACACCAGTCCCGAACTGGCCTGGGTGGGCCTGACCGAGCAAGAAGCCAAAGACAAGGGCTACAACGTCAAGACCGGCGTGTTCCCCCTGTCCGCGTCGGGCCGCGCCATGACCCTCCAGCAGACGGACGGCTTCGTGAAAATGGTCGTCGAGAAGGACACGGACCTACTGCTGGGCGTGCACATCGTCGGCCCGCACGCCAGTGACCTGCTCGGCGAAGCCGGACTGGCGCTGGAGATGGCCGCCACCGCCAGCGACATCGCCCTGACCATCCACGCGCACCCCACCCTGGGCGAGAGCGTACTGGAAGCCGCCGAGGCGGTGCACAAGCAGGCGATTCACATCATGAACCGGTAA
- a CDS encoding ATP-binding protein, whose product MLASRLRDHLPALTGAATAIAAPADLDSHLFRPVALLLQVDWTRLHRSGPGWAVAAGNAPHPALDGLPGASPVSPGPVVTPGGLLLTVNGTTALLLSGPTPTAQEQGELHALTRVATLALSHAELRLALAATRSSLARAQTFADLSPVGSAVGTLDGQLIEVNDAYLHLLGYTRADFEGGRINWVDLTPDTERASDEAAFARAFTHGTSGWYEKTMLDRQGQPIPVEVQLLRYHDETDELVIGYVRDLRERRALELERQARAAETEARLNRNESDLAQLAAQLHAQNTELEARTAVLEGFAAFTRDLTEEVDLYALIRRAQQFAQQLLPSGFAVYYEPEGDLWRLKSQVGDLGNPDLQATLDAGISFEGTSNLLIPWQSRRPYYQEQYNHAADGLEEVTAQLQTTATLPVAVNGHPRGIFGFGLNHARPWRRADKAVLESVAQSLGLAIERAEQARTLREHATELEVRTRALEAFAELSRDLTLEPDPVSLVGRAQEIIVNLLPHAVITYYEPQGDHWRLLSHRGHFRNPRLLPVLQRGLPRGQTLNVDRPYTTRAPHYQDQFDPATVAAARQDITDIQATASFPVQSGGRVRGVLVIGRHDPVPWSRVNRRLLDTVLSSLQLALERAEHAQTLQRRTQDLERSNAELEQFAYVASHDLQEPLRTITSFAELLTRRFDTQQDPRVRQYVNHISSGTARMQQLIQDLLSFARVTSQREPPQPTDPNRVLDQLRADLAAPITQTGATLSADPLPTVMVSSTQLRRLLQNLIGNALKFHRPGTPPHVHVSARHEGQEVQFTVQDNGIGIPPEYHDRIFTIFQRLHGRDEYPGTGIGLSVARRIVEGHGGRMGVHSTPGQGTTFWFTLPAAHTDAPAEPQGR is encoded by the coding sequence GTGCTTGCCTCCCGCCTGCGTGACCACCTGCCCGCCCTGACCGGCGCGGCCACGGCCATCGCTGCCCCCGCCGACCTGGACAGCCACCTGTTCAGGCCCGTGGCGCTGCTGCTTCAGGTGGACTGGACCCGGCTGCACCGCAGCGGCCCCGGCTGGGCGGTGGCCGCGGGCAACGCCCCCCATCCCGCGCTGGACGGGCTGCCCGGCGCCTCGCCCGTCAGCCCGGGCCCGGTCGTCACGCCCGGCGGTCTGCTGCTGACCGTGAACGGCACCACCGCCCTGCTCCTGAGCGGCCCCACCCCCACCGCCCAGGAACAGGGTGAGCTGCACGCACTGACCCGCGTGGCGACCCTGGCCCTGAGTCACGCCGAACTGCGCCTCGCCCTGGCGGCCACCCGCAGCAGCCTGGCGCGCGCCCAGACCTTCGCGGACCTCAGCCCCGTCGGGAGTGCCGTGGGCACGCTGGACGGCCAGCTGATCGAGGTGAACGACGCGTACCTGCACCTGCTCGGGTACACCCGCGCGGACTTCGAGGGCGGCCGCATCAACTGGGTGGACCTGACACCCGACACGGAACGCGCCAGCGACGAGGCGGCCTTCGCGCGGGCCTTCACGCACGGCACCAGCGGCTGGTACGAGAAAACCATGCTGGACCGCCAGGGCCAGCCCATCCCGGTCGAGGTGCAGCTCCTGCGCTACCACGACGAGACCGACGAACTGGTCATCGGCTACGTCCGCGACCTGCGGGAACGCCGCGCCCTGGAACTTGAACGTCAGGCCCGCGCCGCGGAAACCGAGGCGCGCCTCAACCGCAACGAGAGTGACCTGGCCCAGTTGGCCGCTCAGCTGCACGCGCAGAACACCGAACTGGAAGCCCGCACGGCCGTCCTGGAGGGCTTCGCGGCGTTCACGCGGGACCTAACGGAGGAAGTCGACCTGTACGCCCTGATCCGCCGCGCGCAGCAGTTCGCGCAGCAGCTCCTGCCCAGCGGTTTCGCCGTGTACTACGAACCCGAAGGGGACCTGTGGCGCCTGAAATCCCAGGTGGGCGACCTGGGCAACCCGGACCTGCAGGCCACGCTGGACGCCGGCATCTCCTTCGAGGGCACGTCCAACCTCCTCATTCCCTGGCAGAGCCGCCGCCCCTACTACCAGGAGCAGTACAATCACGCCGCCGACGGCCTGGAGGAAGTCACCGCGCAGCTCCAGACGACCGCGACCCTGCCCGTGGCCGTGAACGGCCACCCGCGCGGCATCTTCGGCTTCGGACTCAACCACGCCCGCCCCTGGCGACGCGCCGACAAGGCTGTTCTGGAAAGCGTCGCCCAGAGCCTCGGGCTGGCCATCGAACGCGCCGAGCAGGCCCGCACCCTGCGCGAGCACGCCACCGAACTCGAGGTCCGCACCCGCGCGCTGGAAGCCTTCGCGGAACTCTCCCGCGATCTCACGCTGGAACCCGACCCGGTCAGCCTGGTGGGCCGCGCGCAGGAGATCATCGTGAACCTCCTGCCGCACGCCGTCATCACCTACTACGAGCCGCAGGGCGACCACTGGCGCCTGCTCAGCCACCGCGGCCACTTCCGCAACCCCAGGCTCCTGCCCGTCCTCCAGCGCGGCCTGCCCCGCGGGCAGACCCTCAACGTGGACCGGCCCTACACCACCCGCGCCCCCCACTACCAGGATCAGTTCGACCCCGCCACCGTCGCCGCCGCCCGCCAGGACATCACGGACATCCAGGCCACGGCGTCCTTTCCCGTGCAGAGCGGCGGGCGTGTGCGGGGCGTGCTGGTCATCGGCCGCCACGACCCGGTGCCCTGGTCCCGCGTGAATCGCCGCCTGCTCGACACGGTCCTGTCCAGCCTGCAACTCGCGCTGGAACGCGCCGAGCACGCCCAGACGCTGCAGCGCCGCACGCAGGACCTCGAACGCAGCAACGCCGAACTTGAACAGTTCGCGTACGTCGCCAGTCACGACCTGCAAGAACCCCTGCGGACCATCACGAGCTTCGCCGAGCTGCTCACCCGGCGCTTTGACACGCAGCAGGACCCGCGCGTGCGGCAGTACGTGAATCACATCTCCAGCGGCACGGCCCGCATGCAGCAGCTGATCCAGGACCTCCTGAGTTTCGCGCGCGTCACCTCGCAGCGCGAACCCCCTCAACCCACCGATCCCAACCGCGTGCTCGATCAGCTGCGTGCCGACCTGGCCGCGCCCATCACGCAGACCGGCGCGACCCTCAGCGCCGACCCGCTGCCCACGGTCATGGTATCCAGCACCCAGCTGCGCCGCCTGCTGCAGAACCTCATCGGGAACGCCCTGAAATTCCACCGCCCCGGCACGCCCCCACACGTGCACGTCAGCGCGCGGCACGAGGGGCAGGAGGTGCAGTTCACCGTGCAGGACAACGGCATCGGCATCCCCCCCGAGTACCACGACCGGATCTTCACGATCTTCCAGCGGCTGCACGGCCGCGACGAGTACCCCGGCACCGGCATTGGCCTATCCGTCGCCCGCCGCATCGTGGAGGGGCACGGAGGCCGCATGGGCGTGCACTCCACGCCCGGCCAGGGCACCACCTTCTGGTTCACGCTGCCCGCCGCGCACACGGACGCCCCCGCCGAACCTCAGGGCCGTTGA
- a CDS encoding BioF/Kbl family PLP-dependent acyltransferase, translated as MATSLSDRLTAELSGLRESGLLIHPRVLDSANRARTRVDGREVVNLASNNYLGFADHPALKARAAEYLERWGVGAGAVRTIAGTLRIHEDLEEQIARFKHTGSALVLHSGFTTNQGVLGALLREGDLVVSDELNHASIIDGLRLTKATKKVFKHADPDDLERILRENDTDGLKLVVTDGVFSMDGDVAPLDRLVAVARTYGAVTYVDDAHGSGVMGEAGRGTVHHFGFEYADDVIQVGTLSKAWGGVGGYAAGHGDLRQLLINRARPYLFSTAQAPATVGALAAAIDEVQRDPTLMERLWANTRYFKAELQGLGFDIFGSTTPITPVIFGEAPAAFEASRLLFDRGVFAVGLGFPTVPKGLARIRNIVTAEHTREDLDHALQAYAEVGRTLGIIS; from the coding sequence ATGGCCACGTCCCTGTCTGACCGTCTGACTGCCGAGCTGTCCGGCCTGCGTGAGAGCGGGCTGCTGATTCACCCGCGCGTGCTGGACAGCGCCAACCGCGCCCGCACGCGCGTGGATGGCCGCGAGGTGGTGAACCTCGCCAGCAACAACTACCTGGGCTTCGCGGATCATCCGGCCCTGAAGGCCCGCGCCGCCGAGTACCTGGAGAGGTGGGGCGTGGGGGCCGGGGCCGTGCGCACCATCGCGGGCACGCTGCGCATTCACGAGGACCTGGAAGAGCAGATCGCGCGGTTCAAGCACACGGGCAGCGCCCTGGTGCTGCACAGCGGCTTCACCACGAACCAGGGCGTGCTGGGCGCGCTGCTGCGCGAGGGCGATCTGGTCGTCAGTGACGAACTGAACCACGCCAGCATCATCGACGGGCTGCGCCTCACAAAGGCCACGAAGAAGGTCTTCAAACACGCGGACCCGGACGACCTGGAGCGGATCCTGCGGGAGAACGACACGGACGGCCTGAAGCTGGTCGTCACGGACGGCGTGTTCAGCATGGACGGCGACGTGGCCCCCCTGGACCGGCTGGTGGCGGTCGCCCGGACGTACGGCGCCGTGACGTACGTGGATGACGCGCACGGCAGCGGCGTGATGGGCGAGGCCGGGCGCGGCACGGTGCATCACTTCGGGTTCGAGTACGCCGACGACGTGATCCAGGTGGGCACGCTCAGCAAGGCGTGGGGCGGCGTGGGCGGGTACGCCGCCGGGCACGGCGACCTGCGGCAGCTGCTCATCAACCGCGCCCGCCCGTACCTGTTCAGCACCGCGCAGGCGCCCGCCACGGTGGGTGCGCTGGCCGCCGCCATAGACGAGGTGCAGCGCGACCCGACCCTGATGGAGCGCCTGTGGGCGAACACGCGCTACTTCAAGGCGGAATTGCAGGGCCTGGGCTTTGACATCTTCGGCAGCACCACGCCCATCACGCCCGTCATCTTCGGCGAGGCGCCCGCCGCGTTCGAGGCGAGCCGCCTGCTGTTCGACCGGGGCGTGTTCGCCGTGGGCCTGGGCTTCCCCACCGTGCCCAAAGGACTGGCCCGGATCCGCAACATCGTGACCGCCGAGCACACCCGCGAGGACCTGGATCACGCGCTCCAGGCGTACGCCGAGGTAGGCCGCACGCTGGGCATCATCTCCTGA
- a CDS encoding GNAT family N-acetyltransferase, with the protein MLSRSLTWITAQAGEQLVGFVNVAWDGGAHAFLLDTTVHPDWQRRGIGTRLVQEAVRAARQQAGVEWLHVDFEPQLATFYRGCGFTSTRAGLIHLQPALNTTVPFSGVDRTGQ; encoded by the coding sequence GTGCTGAGCCGCAGCCTCACCTGGATCACCGCGCAGGCCGGGGAGCAACTGGTGGGCTTCGTGAATGTCGCCTGGGACGGCGGCGCTCACGCGTTCCTGCTGGACACCACGGTTCACCCGGATTGGCAGCGGCGTGGGATTGGCACGCGGCTGGTGCAGGAGGCGGTTCGCGCCGCGCGGCAGCAGGCGGGCGTCGAGTGGCTGCACGTGGACTTCGAACCTCAGCTGGCCACTTTCTATAGAGGCTGCGGATTCACATCAACCCGGGCGGGCCTGATCCATCTTCAGCCTGCTCTCAATACGACTGTGCCGTTCTCAGGTGTGGACCGGACAGGGCAATGA
- the gmk gene encoding guanylate kinase encodes MTVSEIPLSTPARRGLLLVMTGASGVGKGTLRERWLAGQDVFFSTSWTTREARPGEQDGVHYVFVSPEAFEEKAQANGFLEHAAFVGNRYGTPIEPIEAALSRGQDVVLEIEVEGAMQVKARVGEEAILIFIMPPSLTELRRRLEGRATETPERIEKRLARAREEIREAHEFRYVVVNDDLDRAVEELLAIQRAERARQLPEPEWTEADREARVRADHLRSYTFTDARLAQVTGE; translated from the coding sequence ATGACGGTTTCCGAGATTCCACTTTCAACGCCGGCGCGGCGCGGACTGCTGCTGGTCATGACCGGCGCGTCCGGCGTGGGCAAGGGCACGCTGCGCGAACGCTGGCTGGCCGGGCAGGACGTGTTCTTCAGCACCTCCTGGACCACCCGTGAGGCCCGCCCGGGCGAGCAGGACGGCGTGCACTACGTATTCGTGAGCCCGGAAGCCTTCGAGGAGAAGGCGCAGGCGAACGGCTTCCTGGAGCACGCGGCGTTCGTGGGCAACCGCTACGGCACGCCGATCGAGCCGATCGAGGCGGCGCTGAGCCGCGGGCAGGACGTGGTGCTGGAGATCGAGGTGGAAGGCGCCATGCAGGTCAAGGCGCGCGTGGGTGAGGAGGCCATTCTGATCTTCATCATGCCGCCCAGCCTGACGGAGCTGCGCCGCCGCCTGGAGGGCCGCGCGACCGAGACGCCCGAACGGATTGAGAAGCGCCTGGCGCGCGCCCGGGAGGAGATCCGCGAGGCGCACGAGTTCCGGTACGTGGTCGTGAACGACGACCTGGACCGCGCGGTAGAGGAACTTCTGGCGATCCAGCGAGCCGAGCGGGCGCGGCAGTTGCCGGAACCCGAGTGGACCGAAGCGGACCGGGAGGCGCGTGTGCGGGCCGATCACCTGCGCAGCTACACGTTTACGGACGCGCGGCTGGCCCAGGTCACGGGGGAGTAA
- a CDS encoding macro domain-containing protein produces the protein MPLELVQGDIAAQDVCAVVTAANKELAGGGGVDGVIHRAAGPELLRAIRAIGGTPTGTAVITPAFGLSARGVRHVIHAVGPIWRGGTQGEPELLAGAYRRSLDLAVQAGCRSVAFPAISTGVYGYPLDRAAEVTLRTITAFLADHPDLNVRLVLFDSGTLNVFRRTLQRLPA, from the coding sequence ATGCCGCTGGAACTCGTGCAGGGGGACATCGCGGCGCAGGATGTGTGCGCGGTGGTCACGGCGGCCAACAAGGAACTGGCGGGCGGGGGTGGCGTGGACGGCGTCATCCACCGCGCGGCGGGGCCGGAGCTGCTGCGCGCCATCCGCGCCATCGGGGGGACGCCCACGGGCACGGCCGTGATCACCCCGGCGTTCGGGCTGTCGGCGCGGGGCGTGCGGCACGTGATTCACGCGGTCGGGCCGATCTGGCGCGGCGGCACCCAGGGCGAGCCGGAGCTGCTGGCCGGGGCGTACCGCCGCAGCCTGGATCTGGCCGTGCAGGCCGGGTGCCGCAGCGTGGCGTTCCCGGCGATCAGTACGGGGGTGTACGGCTACCCGCTGGACCGCGCGGCGGAGGTGACCCTGCGGACCATCACCGCCTTCCTGGCCGATCACCCGGACCTGAACGTGCGTTTGGTGCTGTTCGACAGCGGCACGCTGAACGTGTTCCGCCGGACCTTGCAGCGGCTGCCCGCCTGA
- a CDS encoding sulfurtransferase has product MADLTLPTPLVSVSWLRAHLRDPRVRVLDARYALSDPLTGRIAYLGGHMPGAVYADLETDLSGPVQPGGAGGRHPLPDPAALAAWLGSVGVGNDSLVVCYDDPSTGQGFYAARAWWLLRWLGHAGVAVLDGGWTAWLAAGGEVSTDEPSPTPVTFVPDVQADLVATAADVQARGAGTLLIDSRAPGRYRGEVEPIDRKAGHIPGAVNRDWSGALDEAGHWRDAQAQAARLDAQGAPTVTYCGSGVSATPNLLARELAGVPLGPDNRLYAGSWSDWISDDARPVATGEE; this is encoded by the coding sequence ATGGCCGACCTGACGCTGCCGACCCCACTGGTTTCCGTGTCCTGGCTGCGCGCGCACCTGCGTGACCCGCGCGTGCGGGTGCTGGACGCCCGCTACGCCCTGAGCGACCCGCTGACCGGGCGAATCGCGTACCTGGGCGGGCACATGCCCGGCGCCGTGTACGCCGATCTGGAGACGGACCTGAGCGGCCCGGTGCAGCCCGGCGGGGCGGGGGGGCGTCATCCGCTGCCGGACCCGGCGGCACTGGCCGCTTGGCTAGGGAGCGTGGGCGTCGGCAACGACAGTCTGGTCGTGTGTTACGACGATCCCAGTACCGGGCAGGGCTTCTACGCGGCGCGGGCGTGGTGGCTGCTGCGCTGGCTGGGGCACGCGGGGGTGGCAGTGCTGGACGGCGGCTGGACGGCGTGGCTCGCGGCAGGCGGCGAGGTGAGCACCGATGAACCCTCCCCCACCCCGGTCACGTTCGTACCGGACGTGCAGGCGGACCTCGTGGCGACCGCCGCCGACGTGCAGGCACGCGGGGCGGGCACCCTCCTGATCGATTCGCGCGCGCCGGGCCGCTACCGGGGTGAGGTGGAACCCATCGACCGCAAGGCCGGGCACATCCCGGGCGCGGTGAACCGCGACTGGTCTGGCGCGCTGGACGAGGCGGGCCACTGGCGGGACGCCCAAGCGCAGGCAGCGCGGCTGGACGCGCAGGGCGCGCCGACGGTTACGTACTGCGGCAGTGGGGTCAGCGCCACGCCGAACCTGCTGGCCCGGGAACTGGCGGGCGTGCCGTTGGGCCCGGACAACCGCCTGTACGCCGGGTCGTGGAGCGACTGGATCAGCGACGACGCGCGCCCGGTGGCGACCGGCGAGGAATAA
- the xseA gene encoding exodeoxyribonuclease VII large subunit has translation MTRRRKKAEVTRPPEQFLELSELLAYVGQVVARGLPGAVWVRAEIASVTDRRHLYLDLVQAAEDGEVAKCRATVWARERFSLEGKFRRATGGTLTAGLKVLLFAEATFHEQYGFSLNVLDVAPEFTLGDAALRLAEHRETLVREGVYGLNRLLAAPEDFGRFAVIAPREAAGLGDFRREIDPLEAAGVLRPVYLEATFQGRDAAPSLLRATEEARALHEQEPLDALVVLRGGGAVTDLAWLNDLAFARALATFPVPVITGLGHARDDTLPDEVAHTRVDTPSKAAALIVRTVAQAAAQAQEDARIIRAYATQALVDAQAGADWALDRARTAAGRHTDRAAQDVDALMRQALGLTPQRTLARGYALVRGPDGQPVTRAAQVTPGQTLTLEWTDGRVPVRAEE, from the coding sequence GTGACCCGCCGCCGGAAGAAGGCCGAGGTCACCCGCCCCCCGGAGCAGTTCCTGGAACTGTCGGAACTCCTCGCGTACGTGGGGCAGGTCGTCGCGCGGGGCCTGCCGGGCGCCGTGTGGGTCCGCGCCGAGATCGCCAGCGTCACGGATCGCCGCCACCTCTACCTGGATCTCGTGCAGGCCGCGGAGGACGGCGAGGTCGCCAAGTGCCGCGCGACCGTATGGGCCCGCGAACGCTTCAGCCTGGAAGGTAAGTTTCGCCGCGCGACGGGCGGCACCCTCACGGCTGGCCTGAAGGTCCTCCTGTTCGCCGAGGCGACCTTCCACGAGCAGTACGGGTTCTCGCTGAACGTGCTGGACGTCGCGCCGGAATTCACGCTAGGGGACGCCGCGCTGCGCCTCGCTGAGCACCGAGAGACCCTGGTCCGCGAGGGCGTATACGGCCTGAACCGCCTGCTGGCGGCCCCCGAGGACTTCGGGCGCTTCGCCGTGATCGCTCCGCGTGAGGCCGCCGGTCTGGGGGACTTCCGCCGCGAGATCGACCCGCTGGAGGCCGCCGGGGTGCTGCGCCCGGTGTACCTGGAGGCGACCTTCCAGGGCCGCGACGCTGCCCCCAGCCTCCTGCGCGCCACCGAAGAGGCCCGCGCGCTGCACGAGCAGGAGCCGCTGGACGCGCTGGTCGTCCTGCGCGGCGGCGGGGCCGTCACGGACCTGGCGTGGCTGAACGACCTCGCGTTCGCGCGCGCCCTGGCGACCTTCCCCGTGCCGGTCATCACGGGCCTGGGGCACGCCCGCGACGACACCCTGCCGGACGAGGTGGCCCACACCCGCGTGGACACGCCCAGCAAGGCCGCCGCGTTGATCGTCCGCACCGTTGCGCAGGCGGCTGCCCAGGCGCAGGAGGACGCCCGCATCATCCGCGCGTACGCCACGCAGGCCCTCGTGGACGCCCAGGCAGGCGCGGACTGGGCGCTGGACCGCGCCCGCACCGCCGCTGGCCGCCACACCGATCGCGCCGCGCAGGACGTGGACGCCCTGATGCGGCAGGCACTGGGCCTCACCCCGCAGCGCACCCTGGCGCGCGGCTACGCCCTCGTGCGCGGCCCCGACGGGCAGCCCGTCACCCGCGCCGCGCAGGTCACGCCCGGCCAGACCCTCACGCTGGAATGGACTGACGGCCGCGTGCCCGTGCGGGCCGAGGAGTGA